The genomic interval ATGGAGGTTCTCATGGCTGCCAATGCTCTTGTCCAAACCCGGATTGATGCCGAACTCAAGGAACGCGCCGCCGTCGTGCTGGAAGGCATGGGCCTGACCGTCTCCGATGCCGTGCGCATCCTGCTGACCCGCGTAGCCCGCGAAGGAAGCCTGCCTGCAGGACTGACCATGGACCCCGCCGCCCATGACGCCTGGTTCCGGGCCAAGGTCAAAGAGGCGCTTGAGGACACGCGGCCTGCAATCCCCGGA from Desulfonatronum thiodismutans carries:
- a CDS encoding type II toxin-antitoxin system RelB/DinJ family antitoxin; protein product: MAANALVQTRIDAELKERAAVVLEGMGLTVSDAVRILLTRVAREGSLPAGLTMDPAAHDAWFRAKVKEALEDTRPAIPGDQVEARFEERRATARRKLEETLS